The DNA region GGTGGACGCGAGGGACGTTGACTCCAGAACCCGAGTGCCCAGGCCGTCGCCGTCCATGCCGCCGTAAAAGGCATGCCCGGGCACGATCTCGCCACGCTGCACCGCCCTGCCGGTGAACGCGGAAGCGTAAATGGCGGCAGCGAGCTCCAGTGTCTGGCGCGCAGAATCGCGTCCCGCCGGAAGCGGCAAACCGGCGTCGAGCGCGTCATACATCGCCAGGAACTGGGCCGAGTGGCCACTCCCCTGCTCCAGCGGCTGGCTTTCCCAGGCGTCACGGACCGGATCCTCGTGGCCAGGCGCCCCGGTGATGGTCCAGTCCTGTATGGAGTAGCCGTAGAGGTGGGACAGTTCGATGGTGGCGAACTCGGTGTCGATGCGGATGTCCGAGGTCTCCCGGGGCGACAGCAGGGAGTTCAGCACCGTGGCCACGGCCCCGTTCTCAAAGCGCACCAAGGCTGCGGACAGGTCCTCGGTGGAGGTTTTGCGGGCCTGCCGGGTGGCGATGGCCGTGACCTCCTGCCACGGGCCCAGGAGGTGGAGCAGCAGGTCGAACTGGTGGATACCGTGGCCCATGGTGGGTCCGCCACCCTCGGCGTTCCATGATCCGCGCCAGGGCAGGTCCCAGTAGCTGTCCGGCCGGTACCAGAGCGTGTCGCAGCGCGCCACGAGCGGCCGGCCGAAGTCCGCTTCGCCAATCAGGTTCTTGGCGGCTGCCGCCGCGTCGCCAAACCGGTGTTGGAAGACGCAAGAGAACTGCGCCCCGCCTGCGATCTCGGCCGAGTTCAGCCTGTCGAAATCAGCCAGGCTCAGGGCCGGCGGTTTCTCGGACAGGACATGGACGCCGGCTTCCAGGCACTGGATTGCCTGGTCGATGTGCATCATGGGCGGCGTGCACAGATGCACGATGTCCGGCTTGGTCTGCGCCAGCAGTTCGGTGAGGCTATGGAACCTTCCCGGGATGCTGTGTTCGTCGCTGAAAGCCTCCAGGCGAGCTGCGTCCACGTCGCAGGCCGCCACCAGCTCTGCCCTGCCGCCGGTCCGTTCCACATTGGACGCGTGGACGGCTGCTATCCCGCCGGTACCAACAATGGCCACTTTATAGCTCCGCATTTTGCTCTCTCCGTCTTTGCAGTCGAACATCGGCCCGCGTCCGGATTGCTCCGAAACTTTCCATCAAATAGTTGAATTTTACGAACGAATCCAGAGGCGCACTCGCCCCACTTCTTCAACCGTAGGAAGCATATGTACTGCAAGTCAAGGATTCTTGGTCTAGAAACTAAACGGAATTTTCTGATAGTTTCTAGGAAATGGTTTACAACCCAAGGAGACGCCCGTGAGCAGCGGAGCAGCCGAAACCCAAGCAGTCCAGCGCCCCGCCGGGTACGACGCCGTCGAACGGCTTGTCAGGGAAATGACCCTTGAAGAAAAGCTCGCCCAGCTGGTAGGCGTCTGGGTGAACGCCTCCATTGAGGGCGATTCAGTGGCGCCGCTGCAAAGCCAACTGGCCGGTGATAACCGCTCCTGGAGCGAAGTCATTGCAGACGGCCTGGGGCAGATCACCCGCATGTACGGGACCACTCCCCTAGAACCCGCGGCAGGGGCAGGCGCCCTGGCAGCGGCCCAGCGGGAGATCATGGCCGCGTCCCGGTTCGGCATTCCCGCGCAGGTCCACGAGGAGTGCCTGGCAGGCCTGGCCGCCTGGAAAGCCACCGCCTTCCCCGTTCCGCTGGCCTGGGGCGCCACGTTCAACCCTCCGCTGGTCCGGGAAATGGCGGGGCGGATCGGCGCCAGCATGCGCGGTCTGGGAGTGCACCAGGGCCTGGCCCCCGTGCTGGACGTGGTCCGGGACCTCCGCTGGGGCCGGGTCGAAGAGACCATCGGCGAGGACCCCTACCTCGTGGGCACGGTGGCCACGGCCTATGTGCAGGGGCTCGAGGAAGCCGGAGTCGTGGCAACCCTCAAGCACTTTGTGGGGTACTCCGCTTCCCGCGCGGGCCGCAACCACGCCCCTGTCTCCATGGGTCCGCGGGAGCTCGCGGACGTGATGCTTCCGCCGTTCGAGATGGCCATCAAGCACGGCGGGGCACGTTCGGTCATGCACGCCTATACCGACGTCGACGGCGTGCCGGCGGCCGCCAACCGCGCCCTCCTCACCACCCTGCTCAGGGAAGATTGGGGTTTCGAGGGCACCGTGGTGGCCGACTACTTCGGCGTCTCCTTCCTGCAGCTGATGCACGGGGTGGCGGAGGACGGCGGCCACGCCGCCGCACTGGCACTCGAGGCAGGAGTCGACGTCGAACTTCCCACCGTGAACTGCTTCGGCAAACCCCTGCTCCACCGGATCAGGGACGGGAGACTTTCGGAAGATCTTATTGACCGCGCTTTGCGCAGGGTGCTGACCCAGAAGTTCGAGGCGGGCCTGCTGGACGCCGGTTTCGATCCGGACCCCCCTTTTCTTTCGGCTGAGGCCATCGACCTGGACCCCGCCGAAAACCGTCAATTGGCGCGTGAGCTCGCTGTGCAGTCGCTGGTGCTGCTCACCAACCGCCAGTTCGACGGCACGCCCGCGCTTCCGCTGAGTGGCGCTTCACGTCTCGGCGTAGTGGGTCCGTTGTCCTCGGACCCGTTCGCCATGCTGGGCTGCTATTCCTTTGACGCGCACGTGGGGGCCGCGCATCCGGAAGTTCCCCTGGGCGTCAGGATCCCCACCGTTGAGGCCGTGGCCGCGGAACGGTTCGCGGACGTGCGGAGCGCCGTCACCGGCACCTGCGAGGCGAGCACCGACGGGCAGATCTCCGAGGCCTGCGCCATCGCCGCGGAAGTGGAGACCTGCGTGATTGTGGTGGGCGACAACGCGGGCCTGTTCGGCCGGGGCACGTCCGGCGAGGGCAACGACGCGGCAGACCTCCGCCTGCCCGGCGATCAGCACGAGTTGCTGGACCGCGTCCTGGCCGCAGCCGCGGAAGCCGGTACCCGTGCCATCGTTGTGATCCTCAGTGGACGCCCGTATGCGCTTGGTGAGTTCGCTGACCGGGCCCACGCGATCATCCAGGGATTCTTTCCCGGTGAGGAAGGCGCGGAAGCGCTCTGGGACCTGCTGCTGGGGATGTCCAATTTCTCCGGCAAGCTCCCCGTCTCCCTCCCCCGCTCCCCCGGCGGGCAGCCCGGCACCTACCTGCACAGCAGGCTGGCGGGCAAGACCGAGGTGAGCGCCCAGGACCCCACACCGCTGTTCGGCTTCGGCCACGGCGGGTCCTACACAACCTTCGACTTCTCGGACCACCGGTGCAGCGCCCCCACCATGTCGACGTCGGACGCCGTCACTTTGAGCTGCACGGTCACCAACACCGGCGCCGTAGACGGCGCCGAAGTGGTGCAGCTGTATTTGACCGACCCGGCAGGTGAAGTGGTCCGCCCTGTCCGCGAACTCATCGGCTACGCCCGGGTGGAACTGGCCGCGGGTGCCTCCGCCACTGTGGTGTTCACCGTGCATGCGGACCGCACGTCCTTCACCGGACTGGGGCTGGAGCGCATTGTGGCGCCCGGGCTGGTCAAGCTGCACCTGGCGACGTCGAGCATTGACGATGTGCACACGCACGAAGTGATCCTGCACGGACCGCGGCGCGTGGTGGGCTTCGAGCGCGAAATGCTGACCGCGGTGACAGTCACTCCCCTGGCGTAGCCGATCAGCAGCCAGCCTTTCACCGGAGGGCAGCGGCGGGCGGTCAGGGCTGCGGTGCGGGTGGGAGGTTTTTGCTGGCGGGTCCCTGGATGACCGTGCCGTCGGTAGCGTATCTGGAGCCGTGGCAGGGGCAATCCCAAGTGACATCGGCGGAATTGAAACCGACCGTGCAGCCCAGGTGCGTGCAGACGGCGGAGACGGCGTGGACCTGACCGTCGTCGTCTTTGTAGACGGCGGTGCTCTTTCCTCCGGCCTTGATGACTGCGCCCTCCCCTGGGGCCAGGGCCGCGGGGCTGGGTGGGCCGCTGAGCTTGCCGGCCAGGACGGCTGACATGGTTTTGAGGTTCTCCCTTATGAACCGTCCCGCGCTGGCTACCGGGGTGAGCCGGTTGCTGTTGAACACCGAGGCCCAGCGGTTCTCCCTGCCAGTGAGGGTGTCAGTGAGAATGAGGGCGGCGGCGGTTCCGTTGGTCAGGCCCCATTTGCGCAGCCCGGTGATCACGTACACGTGCTTGGAGGTAGGGGACATGAGTCCGACGTACGGCAGCCCGTCGAGCGGGATGCCGTCCTGGGTGGACCAGCGGTAAGCGATCTCGCCGACGCCGAGGCGGTCGTGGGCGAAGGCGGCGAGTCTGCGGTACCGCCCGGCTGTATCGCCGCTCTCGGACATTCGATGACCTTCGCCGCCGGACAGCACGTAACTGCTGCCACCGCCGCTCACGGTCAGAATGGATCGCATCGGCTCGTCTGCGCTGATGAACGTGGCGTCCATCGGCGGGGTGTCCACCCGGCCGGCGACGATGTAGGAGCGGTGCGGATGAGACCGCAGGTAGAACAGGCCCTGGCCGCCGAATGGCACATTCGTGGCGACGATGATGTCGCGGGCCCGGACCGTGCCGCGCTCGGTGTCGACCACGCCCGGGGAGCCATCGCGGACTCGCTGCGCCCGCGTCCCCTCAAAGACGAAGCTGCCCTCACCGTTGACCGCACGGGCGAGACCCTGGACGTACTTGAGAGCATGGATTTGCCCCTGGCCGTCGAACCGGACAGCACCCTTTACCGGGAAGGGCAGCGGCACCTCGGTGGTGAAGGCAGCAGGAAGGCCGAGCCGCGCGGTAAGGGCGGCTTCTGCGCGGACACGTTCGAGCGCGTCATCGGATTCGGCGTAGGTGTAGTTGGCGACGCGGCGGAAGTCGCAGTCGATGCCCTCCTGGGCCACAATCTGCGCGACGTGTTCGATCGCGTCCTGGTTTGCCTGCCCGTACGTGCGGGCGTTGTTATTGCCGTGGTTGCGTGCAAGTCCGGTGTATGTGAGCCGGTGCAGGGAGGTGACCTTGCCGGTGGTGTGGCCGGTGACGCCGGTTCCGACGCGGGCTGCCTCGATGACCGCGACAGTGTGACCCGCGCGTTTGAGCCCCAACGCGGCGGTCAGCCCGGCGATACCGCCGCCGATGACTGCCACGTCGACATCTATATCGCCGTCCAGGACGGGAAAATCTGTGGACCCGGCGGTGGCGACCCAGAGGGAGACCGGTTCGCCTTCCGGCCGTTCACTGTTCGATGCGGCATTCACTGCGTCACTTCCGGATCCCAGGTAATACTCGGCCAGCGTCGTATGATGACGTCGACCGTCCCCAGAGGAGATTTCCTGCTCCGGGGACGGCCGTCGTCGTGGTTTTGAACGAACGGTGGGAAGCGCTACATGCCGCTTCCGTTCATCTTCTTCGCCATGGCATCCCTGCCGAGCCAGAGGCCCAAACCGACCATGCCGACGCCGAGGACCAGGTGCAGCCAGTTGTCGGCAGAGTTGAACGGGACAAAGTTGGCGCCCGTGTTCATGTCAATGACCAGGCCGTAGATCCACAGAAGCAGGTACACCACGCCGCCGCCAAGCAAGAACCAGCGGGCCATCGAGTCTGTCCGGGCCATCGCAATGCCGGCCGCGCCAAACAGCAAATGGACGATGTTGTGCAGCACTGACACTTGGAAGACACCAAGCAGCATGGCCCCGGACTCAGGTCCGGCAAAGGTCATGGCGCCGTAATCGGTGGTGATTCCCGGGATGAACCCGAGGACTCCAACCAGCAGGAAAACCGCGCCAATACCCAAGGCTGTGTTGTGAAGAGTCAACCCCATCATGTGGTGTTGGGCGGGGTGTGAAGCGGTAGTCATTTTGGTCTCACTTTCACGCTGGTCGCCAGCCCTTCGGATGGAGGACCGGCCTCGCGGCAAGGAGTCCCAGACATCCTGCCGATGCCAAAATCCTACTCCTGAAAACCCCGCTTGAGCAGGGAAAACAGCGCAATCCATAGCACCACGCCCGGGGGTGATCGGGAAGGATACTCCCGGGTTCGTATCAAGGATTGTCAGTGGCTGCGATTGCTTTTTGTTCCTGCCGGCAAGCCTTGTGTTGATGGCCCTGAAAAGGGGTAGGTACTTAGGCGAGAGGCAGCTCACTTCCCGGTGGGAATGTCGATCGCGGCCAGCCAACGTCGGCGGGAGGTGACCGGTGAAAGCACAGGATTTGGCCCGGCGGCGAGTCCATGCGGCCTGGGTGGCGGGCCCGCTGGCTGTCGCGCTCGGTGCCTCCGCGCATCTGGTGGCCGGCGAAGCCGTTCCGGGTCCCTGGGTTCTCTTGGCACTGACGGCTTTGTTGAGCATGGGCGCGTCCATGCTCGCCCACCTGAATGTCCCGGTGTGGGTGCTGTTTCTGGTGTCGGGCGTCGTCCAGCAGCTCCTGCACCTGTCCTTTGCCGGTTTCTCCGGAGACGGGTGGGGCGGTTCGTCCGGGCACACACATGAGTCGTATGTGTGGCAACAGCCGCAGCCGGCGCAGGCCTTGGGTGGCCATCACGACATTGAATTGATGCTGGACGCGCACGTCGCTGCGGCGCTGTTGACGGTGCTGATCATCACCCAATCAGGCGCCGTCGCGACGAAAACTGCCCTTGCCATGAAAGGCCTGCGCGCGGGGATTGCCCTCAAGCACTCAAAGGCGCGCTGACCCAGAGTCACCCGCCACGTGGAGGCGGCGGGACCTGATCGTCCTTGCCGATGTTCTGGGTGCCGACCGGTTCGCCCGGGCCGGTGTTGGATTTCCTCGTGATCAGCCACGTGATGAACCAAAGCACAATGCCGATGGCCATCAGCCCGCCAGCCACCTGGTACTGGATCGGGTTCCGGCCCACCCACGGGCCGGCGAGGAAGGCGCACAGCAGGGCGGCCAGCAGCGGCAGCTGCCCCGGTGACGTGAAGAAAACCTTGCGGTCAGGGTCCCTCTTGCGCCGAAGCACCAAGCAGGCCACGTTCACTACGGTGAACACGCAAAGCAGCAGGAACGCCGTCGTGCCTGAAAGGTTGGCGACGATATTGCTTTCCGGATCGCTGCTGACGTACCAGATGAGTCCCAGCGCGAGGACGGTGGAGAACAGGATGCCTGCCCATGGCGTCCGGCGGACCGGCAGCACCTTTCCCAGCGGGCGCGGAAGGACGTCCTGGCGGGCCATGCCGTAGATCAGGCGGCTGGCCATCAGCATGTTGATCAACGCGGTGTTGGCCACGGCGAACACCGCCAAGAACGGGAAGATCCTGTCGATCGGGAAGTCCGGCGACCCCTTGTGCACCACCTCGAGGAGCGCGGCACCCTCGGCCTCGCGGATGTCCTCAAGTTCGGTGGGTGAAAGCACGCTGACCACGGAAACAGCCACCAGCATGTAGAGGAGCACAGCTATGCCGAGGCCGGTCAGCATGGTGCGCGGGAAGATCTTCTCGGGTTCTTTGGTCTCCTCGACCATGTTCACCGAGTCCTCGAAGCCCACCATCGCAAAGAACGCGATGGACGTGGCCGCGGTGACGGCCAGGAAAAGTCCCTTGTCCTGGTAGTCATTGAAGACGAAGATCTCTCCTGCGTTCCCGGTCCCCTGCGTCAGCACGAAGAAGCCGACGCCGATCACGATGCACAGCGCGATCATCTCCACCAGGGTGAGCACCACGTTGAACTTCACGCTCTCGCCGACGCCGCGCAGGTTGATGACTGCGAGTAGCAGCATAAAGCCCATCGCCACCAGGGTGATCACCTCCCGCCCGGGCACTGCCATCCAGCCGTTGATCTCCATGCCGCCGAAGAAGTTCTGTGCCAGTACATTCGCGGAGGTGGAGGCGCTGGTGATGCCGGAGCAGACGACGGCGAACGCGACGAGGAAGGTGACGAAGTGGATCCCGAATGCCTTGTGCGTGTAGAGCGCCGCGCCCGCTGCCTGCGGGTATTGGGTGACCAGCTCCAGGTAGGAGAAGGCGGTCAAGGTCGCGACGACGAAGGCGAGCAGGAAGGGCAGCCAGACGATGCCACCGACTTGTCCGGCCATTGTCCCCGTCACCGCATAGACGCCGGCGCCGAGGATGTCACCGACGATGAAGAGGAGCAGGAGCTTGGGCCCCAGGACCCGCTTGAGCTTGGGTTCGTCGCTTTCGGGAGTTACGTCGAAGACTTTGTCAGACGTTGTGCTCATGGTGGACCTCCACAGCGAATATGCGGCTACCCAAGGACCCGGGGCCGGGCTTCCGACCTCGATGTGACCTACTTCACTGTGAACCTTACGGGCCGCTTTTGGCAACACCAAGGCGCAGACTCCTGAAGTAGTCAGGCACTAGACCGACGGGCATGTCAGCTCTGTGGGGAGCGCGGATCGAGCGTGCCTTCACTGCCGCCGCGTTCGCCCAAGAGGGCTGCGGTGGTCGCTGACATCGAGCGTCTGGAATCCGAACTTGGAACACGCCAGCGTAAGTGAGCTGACTCACAGGGCTGCAACCTGACTGCAACCCTGCCGCGCCTAAGCTGAGGCAACGGCCATCGTCCCGCTCATCGCGGGAGCTGGCGACAATCTTCTTCGCATGGCAAACCACGGCATGGCGCCGCTCACGTCCCAAGCCCGCGGCACGGAACAGTGGCGGGCTATCCACGCCCGACGCATCTGGGCCACCATCAGGAGGCCAGGCAATACCTTGTGGCCAGCAGCCACTCGGAAGACAAGCCGGCTTCTTCCGGCCCGTCTCCCAAATTTCATACCCCGCACTATTTGCTCCACGCACAAACGACGCAAGGAATATCGACAATGACGACGACAATGCAAGCAGCAGTAGTAACCGAATTCGGCAAGGATCTCCAGATCCAGACCCTCCCCGTCCCCACTCCGGGCCGTGGGGAGGCCCTGGTGAAGGTCATCACCACCGGCGTCTGCCACACCGACCTCCACGCGGCTGAGGGTGACTGGCCGGTCAAGCCGTCACCGCCGTTCATCCCCGGCCATGAAGGCGTGGGCGAAGTGGTTGCCCTTGGCGAAGGTGTCACGGACCTTGCTGTCGGAGATCTCGTGGGCAATGCCTGGCTCTGGTCCGCCTGCGGCGACTGCCAGTACTGCCGGACCGGTTGGGAAACGTTGTGCGAAGCGCAGCAGAACGCCGGGTACAGCGTTGACGGCTCCTTCGGCGAGTACATGCTGGTGAACACCCGCTTCGCCGCCCGTATCCCGGCCGGCTCGGACCCGGTGGAAATCGCCC from Arthrobacter pascens includes:
- a CDS encoding Gfo/Idh/MocA family protein, with the protein product MRSYKVAIVGTGGIAAVHASNVERTGGRAELVAACDVDAARLEAFSDEHSIPGRFHSLTELLAQTKPDIVHLCTPPMMHIDQAIQCLEAGVHVLSEKPPALSLADFDRLNSAEIAGGAQFSCVFQHRFGDAAAAAKNLIGEADFGRPLVARCDTLWYRPDSYWDLPWRGSWNAEGGGPTMGHGIHQFDLLLHLLGPWQEVTAIATRQARKTSTEDLSAALVRFENGAVATVLNSLLSPRETSDIRIDTEFATIELSHLYGYSIQDWTITGAPGHEDPVRDAWESQPLEQGSGHSAQFLAMYDALDAGLPLPAGRDSARQTLELAAAIYASAFTGRAVQRGEIVPGHAFYGGMDGDGLGTRVLESTSLASTSPA
- a CDS encoding beta-glucosidase is translated as MSSGAAETQAVQRPAGYDAVERLVREMTLEEKLAQLVGVWVNASIEGDSVAPLQSQLAGDNRSWSEVIADGLGQITRMYGTTPLEPAAGAGALAAAQREIMAASRFGIPAQVHEECLAGLAAWKATAFPVPLAWGATFNPPLVREMAGRIGASMRGLGVHQGLAPVLDVVRDLRWGRVEETIGEDPYLVGTVATAYVQGLEEAGVVATLKHFVGYSASRAGRNHAPVSMGPRELADVMLPPFEMAIKHGGARSVMHAYTDVDGVPAAANRALLTTLLREDWGFEGTVVADYFGVSFLQLMHGVAEDGGHAAALALEAGVDVELPTVNCFGKPLLHRIRDGRLSEDLIDRALRRVLTQKFEAGLLDAGFDPDPPFLSAEAIDLDPAENRQLARELAVQSLVLLTNRQFDGTPALPLSGASRLGVVGPLSSDPFAMLGCYSFDAHVGAAHPEVPLGVRIPTVEAVAAERFADVRSAVTGTCEASTDGQISEACAIAAEVETCVIVVGDNAGLFGRGTSGEGNDAADLRLPGDQHELLDRVLAAAAEAGTRAIVVILSGRPYALGEFADRAHAIIQGFFPGEEGAEALWDLLLGMSNFSGKLPVSLPRSPGGQPGTYLHSRLAGKTEVSAQDPTPLFGFGHGGSYTTFDFSDHRCSAPTMSTSDAVTLSCTVTNTGAVDGAEVVQLYLTDPAGEVVRPVRELIGYARVELAAGASATVVFTVHADRTSFTGLGLERIVAPGLVKLHLATSSIDDVHTHEVILHGPRRVVGFEREMLTAVTVTPLA
- a CDS encoding FAD-dependent oxidoreductase; translation: MNAASNSERPEGEPVSLWVATAGSTDFPVLDGDIDVDVAVIGGGIAGLTAALGLKRAGHTVAVIEAARVGTGVTGHTTGKVTSLHRLTYTGLARNHGNNNARTYGQANQDAIEHVAQIVAQEGIDCDFRRVANYTYAESDDALERVRAEAALTARLGLPAAFTTEVPLPFPVKGAVRFDGQGQIHALKYVQGLARAVNGEGSFVFEGTRAQRVRDGSPGVVDTERGTVRARDIIVATNVPFGGQGLFYLRSHPHRSYIVAGRVDTPPMDATFISADEPMRSILTVSGGGSSYVLSGGEGHRMSESGDTAGRYRRLAAFAHDRLGVGEIAYRWSTQDGIPLDGLPYVGLMSPTSKHVYVITGLRKWGLTNGTAAALILTDTLTGRENRWASVFNSNRLTPVASAGRFIRENLKTMSAVLAGKLSGPPSPAALAPGEGAVIKAGGKSTAVYKDDDGQVHAVSAVCTHLGCTVGFNSADVTWDCPCHGSRYATDGTVIQGPASKNLPPAPQP
- a CDS encoding DUF4383 domain-containing protein, which encodes MTTASHPAQHHMMGLTLHNTALGIGAVFLLVGVLGFIPGITTDYGAMTFAGPESGAMLLGVFQVSVLHNIVHLLFGAAGIAMARTDSMARWFLLGGGVVYLLLWIYGLVIDMNTGANFVPFNSADNWLHLVLGVGMVGLGLWLGRDAMAKKMNGSGM
- a CDS encoding APC family permease — encoded protein: MSTTSDKVFDVTPESDEPKLKRVLGPKLLLLFIVGDILGAGVYAVTGTMAGQVGGIVWLPFLLAFVVATLTAFSYLELVTQYPQAAGAALYTHKAFGIHFVTFLVAFAVVCSGITSASTSANVLAQNFFGGMEINGWMAVPGREVITLVAMGFMLLLAVINLRGVGESVKFNVVLTLVEMIALCIVIGVGFFVLTQGTGNAGEIFVFNDYQDKGLFLAVTAATSIAFFAMVGFEDSVNMVEETKEPEKIFPRTMLTGLGIAVLLYMLVAVSVVSVLSPTELEDIREAEGAALLEVVHKGSPDFPIDRIFPFLAVFAVANTALINMLMASRLIYGMARQDVLPRPLGKVLPVRRTPWAGILFSTVLALGLIWYVSSDPESNIVANLSGTTAFLLLCVFTVVNVACLVLRRKRDPDRKVFFTSPGQLPLLAALLCAFLAGPWVGRNPIQYQVAGGLMAIGIVLWFITWLITRKSNTGPGEPVGTQNIGKDDQVPPPPRGG